ATCGACTTGTGAGAATGAGTAACCTTAAGACAGATTATTCTCTAGAATCGGATAAAGTAACATTTGACCATGAATTATTCCCATAATGCCGCTACGGTTGACGGAGTTGAATATCGAGTCTTAGGTTGTCACTTTGATCAGGATATGCAGAACTCTGGCCTGTTCATGGAAATATTGCTGGAGAGTAATGACAAGGTGCCTTCTCACCTTTATCCTTTTGGGGCAGGCTTTCTGTTCAACATTGCCGTGCCGCCTGTCAATTTGAAAGTGAATCAAAATTTGATTGTCATTGAATTCGACGATCCAGACAGAGATAGCTGTGTGACAGTATATACGGGCGAGCATGATGGGTTGCTAAACGTCCGAGCGTCTCTTGGGAAAGAAGGTGACGTATGGAAACTGCAAATGTCAGGAGAAATTGACCTCTTTGATGAGAGGAAAGCATTATTCATTTCATGCGATGCCAAATGCTTTCATGGATTATCATTCGAGAGTTTACCTTTGTGGTAGCGAAAGAATGAAATGATATTTGAATATGCCGTCGAGATCCTGACTTACGAATGCCTGAAGGGAATGGCTAACCATGAAGTTAACAGTAAAGGAAAAATGGCCTTGTCGAGTATGTGGACTTGATATGGGCGTAGATGCTTGGGAGGTGACGAAAAGGACGACTTTAGTCGTGAAGTTGTTCAGCGTTATCGAGAGAGTGGATGAACAATAGCTGCCCATGGGTTCTTCCATCGTCAAAGCATGATGGATGGAATCTTTACGAGCAATTAAGCCAAATCCCGGAAAAGTGGCTTTAGAAAGAAAATTCGGGTTCTTCAAGGAATCTGCCTGGGCTAGTCTTTCCCGTAATGCCGCGCCGATAGCCCGGCATGTGGTTGCAGAGCTCAGTTGGCGGCCGGAGCAGCGACTTTCTTAGCGCAATAGTCACGAAGCACCTTGGACTTTGCATCAATCGGGCAGCGTTCGGATGAGCGAAAACTGGGCATCGATTGATGTTCCAGTCAGTTTGAGTTCTTGCAGGCTCTCCAGATCCTTCAGCGGTGAAAGATCGGTGACCGGGTTGTTTATCAACTTCTTGAGGCGCTCTTTCTAATCTTTGAGCCGTGCATTCTCGCTAATGGCGTCCACTCGTGCTTCCGCGGAGGCTTGGTCTTGGCTATCGCGGGCTTGGCTTTGCCACCTGGAAAGGTAGCCGACTCAAGCTCTTCAGCAACATGGCTCACACTCACTTCAGGTTTTAGTGACATTTTCACGGTGTTTGCTTTAAACTCTTCGCTGTATGACCTGGGATCCTTCTTCTTGCCCATACTGTCCTCCCTGATACTTGGTTAGGTTATCAGAGTGTCCTGTAAGATGAGACCACTTCAAAGTACTATAGAGGCCCAGTTTATGAAAGGAAACGAGCGGCATGGAATACCTGGTTTGGGACTTTCCAAAGGAAATCTTTAAGATTGGGAATTGGGGCCCACGCTGGTACGGTTTGATGTTTGCGTTGGGCTTTCTAGTTGGATATTCAATCATCCAGCGCATTTTTAAAGAGGAGGGTCGCAAGGAGCAAGACTTATCCTCACTGCTTTACCATATCATGATAGGAACAATAGTCGGAGCTCGTTTAGGTCATTGTCTGTTCTATGCCCCGGAACAGTATCTTAAACGTCCAATTGAAATCCTTTTCATTTGGGAAGGTGGACTTGCGAGCCATGGCGGTGCGATTGGAGTACTCATCGCAGTGTGGTTATTCAAGCGCAAGCATAGGGACTACGAATACATCTGGCTCGCAGATCGTCTTTCCATATCAGTTGCGTTTGCAGCGGCATGCATCAGAATTGGCAACTTCTTCAACTCTGAAATTTTGGGCAGGCCAAGTACACTGCCTTGGGCCATTATTTTTGCTCAGAATGGTGACAATATCCCAAGGCATCCCGCGATGCTCTATGAAGCACTCAGCTATCTCACACTTTCGATTGTCCTCTACGCTCTTTACAAAAAAACGCGAGCCCAACCTGAAGGTCGCATGATTGGCCTGATGTTTGTTTGGATATTCTCCAGCAGATTCCTACTGGAGTATGTTAAGGAAAATCAAGTTGCATTCGAGACCAGCATGCCTATCAACATGGGGCAGATTCTAAGTTTGCCATTTATCGTGCTGGGAGTGTTGGCATTTTCTGGCAAACTTACAAGGTGGATGCCGGGCTAAGCCATTCCTTCTTCCCTTAGCCTAAAATCTCAATCAGCGTATCATCCTTGATCACCAGCCGCTTACGCTCCGGAACCGCATGAATGGATTCCGCGTGCTTGGCGGCCAGCTGTCCACAGGCGCCGGAGACATCCAGGCCTTTGGAATAGCGCACGGGCGCGGGGATCGAACGATCCGCGAGGTGTTTTTGGAAGCTGCGGATGTCCTCATCGGAAGGTCGATCGTAAGGTAGACCAGGGTGCGCGTTGAATGGGATAAGATTCACCTTGGTGCGGAGACCATGAAGGTATTTTACAAGCTCCTTCGCCTCGCGCAGACCGCAGTTCTTGTCCTTGATCATGATATATTCAATCGTAATCTTGCGACCTGTGGTCTTCTGATAATAAAGCAGGGCCTCTTTCAAACGCTCCAGCTTATACCGACGGTTGATCGGCATCAGCTCGGTCCGCAGATCATCGCGTGAGGCATGCAGCGAAAGCGCAAGCGAGGCCCGCGTATCCACCGCGAGCTTTTCAATCTCAGGCGCCAGCCCCGAGGTGGAAAGCGTGACATGACGCGCGGATAGGAAGAAGCCATCTTCCGCCATCATCACATTCGCGGCGCTCACGGTATTTTCGTAATTATCCAGCGGCTCGCCCATGCCCATGAAAACGACATGCGTCACGCGCAGACCTTCTGGTTTCAGGATTTCATTCGCCAAATAAAGCTGGCTTAAAATCTCGCCGCGCTCCAGATGCCGCACAAATCCGAGTTTGCCCGTCTGACAGAAATCACAGGCGAGCTTGCAACCCACCTGGCTCGACACGCAAAGACTCGTGCGGTTCTCATAACGCAGAATCACCGATTCAATCGTGTGACCTTTGTGACTTTTCAGCAGCAGCTTGGTCGATCCGTCCACCGAATCGAGCTTGCTGATAACTTCCGGCATATGCCAGTCGAGT
The genomic region above belongs to Oligoflexus sp. and contains:
- the lgt gene encoding prolipoprotein diacylglyceryl transferase, whose product is MEYLVWDFPKEIFKIGNWGPRWYGLMFALGFLVGYSIIQRIFKEEGRKEQDLSSLLYHIMIGTIVGARLGHCLFYAPEQYLKRPIEILFIWEGGLASHGGAIGVLIAVWLFKRKHRDYEYIWLADRLSISVAFAAACIRIGNFFNSEILGRPSTLPWAIIFAQNGDNIPRHPAMLYEALSYLTLSIVLYALYKKTRAQPEGRMIGLMFVWIFSSRFLLEYVKENQVAFETSMPINMGQILSLPFIVLGVLAFSGKLTRWMPG
- a CDS encoding transposase, with product MGKKKDPRSYSEEFKANTVKMSLKPEVSVSHVAEELESATFPGGKAKPAIAKTKPPRKHEWTPLARMHGSKIRKSASRS
- the rlmN gene encoding 23S rRNA (adenine(2503)-C(2))-methyltransferase RlmN; protein product: MQKPHFLNFSRLEYRQLLKDWGMQSFRADQIAHWIYKAGVRDPEQMSNLGKDMRQKLFTELDWHMPEVISKLDSVDGSTKLLLKSHKGHTIESVILRYENRTSLCVSSQVGCKLACDFCQTGKLGFVRHLERGEILSQLYLANEILKPEGLRVTHVVFMGMGEPLDNYENTVSAANVMMAEDGFFLSARHVTLSTSGLAPEIEKLAVDTRASLALSLHASRDDLRTELMPINRRYKLERLKEALLYYQKTTGRKITIEYIMIKDKNCGLREAKELVKYLHGLRTKVNLIPFNAHPGLPYDRPSDEDIRSFQKHLADRSIPAPVRYSKGLDVSGACGQLAAKHAESIHAVPERKRLVIKDDTLIEILG